TTCATAACACGAGGATTTGCGCTTGTGGATTTGTGCATGTCCTTAGAAAAAAACATCTAAATTTGATCATAATATGATTTGAAGTTAAAATTTtagttacttttttttagaaaatttacCGGGAGGGAGAGCTTTCCCACCTGAATTCATTGATATAAGGAGTTGAAAGTTCAGTTTATCCAATTATACATCAAAAGAGCGAATAGTGGAAGAAAATAGAGACTTCCACGCCGAGATTACATGACGATCATATAATTTTAACCGCTCAGCCCATAGAGAGGCTTCCGAAACACACATAATGCATACCCGACACAGGGAAGCTTCCTCATGCCGGAAGACCACACCATGACGATGATTCCAAAGACACCAGAAACAAAGTAGGTAGAACACCCTGGAATGTTTGTTGGGAATTTGATGTGGCAGAAGAAGAGAAGCCAGCTCACACATTGACGCAATGTTGACCTGAATATTAAGGTTGTCCTAAAAAGCAGCAGCAAAGGGGCAGTGTAGGCACAGATACGAAGCCGTTTCTTTAGCCGAGTTGCAAAGATCACAGGCGGGGGTGGACACAATGTTCTTCTTACAAAGGTTTTTCTTCATTGGGAGCCGATCTTTAGCAAGGAGCCAGGCGAAGAACTGGACCTTGAGCGGTGCTTTGTTGTTCCAGATAAACTTCCAATTGAGGCAAGGAGGCAGTTCACTGCGTTGGACAAGATAGAGGTGGCTCGTCTTCAGAATGTCACTAGAATATTTCGAGTTTCTCACATCAGGTCTGTCATTTGCCGTGGTATGCTCAGTCAAGAGAACACGAAGGTAGTTAAATTGTTCAGCCATAATCGACGACAGGCGGAGAGCAAAGTGATCTCTCAAATCCATAGAAAGGACCTCGGTAACCGAGTCTTGCTTGCCAAGCGAGTGCGTGTAGAGTGGTTTTATTGATTAAACATAATGGTCTCACAATATTTTAGTTACCTTTTAAAGAAAGGGTTAGGCTTTATTGATTAAACATAATGGTTACAATCCCGCAAAATAAGATAATGTACCTTTACTATTGTGAGACGTGACATTactaacaaaaataattatttggaTAGGGAGACTCGGGGTTTTCAAAATCGTGCAGTTGTCATATAAGATAAACCTTCTCAGTTTTTGAAACCACAATATACCTCATGGTAACCGTACGGTTTTCACGGTAATCGTACGATTATCACAGTAACCGCTAAAGCGTGGGGTGACGGTAACCCACCTAGGTTCGGTGAACTTGCATGGAGTACACAAATCATACGGACTTGCAAAACAGGTGCGGGTACGTTCCCAAGTGCGCGTAGCAAATTATTAGACGTGCAGAGGGTGGAGTCGCTGTCCCGATCTCCTCTCCTAATAAATCACAACTTCGCTTCTCGGTTGGCAGCAGCGATTTCATCCaagcaccacgccgccgccgccgtcgaagccGATCTCCTGCGCGCGGAGCGGATCGCCTCTGTCAGGTACGACccgccctcttcctcctcccctgctAATTTCTCTTCGCTTCGTcggccacgccacgccacgcgcgTTCTTGCCAACCTTGGTCTCGCGAGCAGcgaggatggggaggaggagaggaattCCTCTCGAATTGATCGCCGGTTGATGCGCCCGGCTTGTTCCTCTTCTGCGGCCTAATTTTGTACGAGTTCGGGGGTTGTTTAGGTGGAGAAATTTGGTACAGATTCGATTTTACCCTTTTGGTCTTCTTCTTGTGCGTCCATGCCGCCGTTCATCAGCTACGGTGACCTTTTCCAGTCTAGCTTTTGGAAGGGGCCGAGCTCCCAGCCATGGATTAGCTATCATCAACTTAGTCAAGTGACTTGTCGAGTTGTCGGGGTGTAGTTCACTGTCTAGGTGTTCTCAAAATCACCACCTTTTATAGTGGCACGCCTCTTAAACTGTATCCATGCAATCAAATTTAAATCACATGTCATTGAGTTAACCTTTATGCTACTTTACAGGCCACTGTAAATTTTACCGAGTTTATGAAATTGTGAATATGTGCTAAAGGTTATATgagctcctttttttttagcaGAGCCTGCTGTTTAAATTATAGTCTTATAGGTAGCCTGATGAGTGATGACAAACCTTATTCTGCTACTGCCAATTTTTCCGAGATTCTTTAAACCTTTAGCTGTTAGCCCTGTTACATTGCTTTCGGTTTTGGCAATTTCTTCGTTATCACTATGCAACAGAGATCACGACTGAGCCTATATTATTTTTGGAATTAATTTGTTTCTTTTCCTGCTTCAATTGTGTCCCTGATTCTGTCACGGTAATGCTCATCTATTCACTGCTATAATTGTGACCCAACATCTTATCACCGATGCAGTCACCAGCTATACAGTATGAGTTCACTGGAGAGTGCAAGAGCAGATCTTGCTCTGCTTATTTTATACCTAAACAAGGCTGAAGCAAGAGATAAGATCtgtagagctatacaatatggCTCGAAATTTGTGAGTAATGGACAACCAGGGCCTGCACAGAATGTTGACAAGTCGACTAGTCTAGCTCGTAAAGTTTTCCGACTTTTTAAGGTAAAGTTTTAATCCTTGTCCGCAGTAGATATTGCAAATGAGAAGCTATTTTTTCATACCTTGACATGATCTGTGGCACCACATTATTTTGCAGTTTGTTAATGATCTGCATGCTTTGATTAGTCCTCCTGCCAAAGGAACTCCACTACCCCTGATCTTACTTGGAAAGGTATGTTGAAGCTTGTATTGCCTTGTAGGAACTCTGAGAACCTAAAGATACGTTTTTTCACTTCTCATTGTATCTTTTTGCTTTGTGCCATCCACAGTCGAAGAATGCACTGCTATCAACTTTCCTCTTTCTGGACCAAATTGTATGGGCTGGAAGGACAGGAATATACAAGGTTTGATTTTCTCTTCACATCATTACTGATATACATAAGCACCATACAGCATATGGTTTTATCATACCTAGATGTTGACAGTAGAAATTAATGGTAGGTAATCTAATTGTTTGTACAGAACAAGGAGCGAGCAGAATTCCTCAGCAAGATAGCATTTTATTGCTTCCTGGGTTCTAACACATGTACTAGTATTATTGAGGTATGAGACTTCAGACTGTAGAATCTATTTAATCCTGCCCCTGATATTATTACAATCAAGAGAATACCATCTGACTAGTATTTCATTATAGGTAGCCGAGCTTCAGCGGCTATCCAAGTCGATGAAGAAACTAGAGAAGGAGCTTAAACACCAGGAGCTGTTAAAGGTACCGTCTTATATGATCATAGCTCAATGTAACCACAATTTTCACATCTTGCTTTTGATGACATAATGGCGTGTGATGGTATTGGCAGAACGAGCAATACCAGATGAAACTGCAGAAGTGCAACGAGAGGCGTCTCGCTCTCATCAAATCGAGCCTCGACATAGTTGTTGCTATAGGGCTGCTTCAACTGGCTCCCAAGAAAGTGACTCCGCGTGTGACAGGGGCGTTTGGATTTGCTAGCTCACTCATTGCTTGCTATCAGGTACCTTAACTCTCACATATTGTCATGTGGACTATCGTCTGTTTAGAGTTAGCAACTGCAAAACCTGAAACTTTCATTTTGATCTGCTTATTTCCTCTGCAGTTGCTCCCAGCCCCAGCCAAATCCAAGTGATCCACCTGAAGGGGTGTCAGTGGGCAGTTCCAATGTTGCAACCAGTAAGAAATAAAAGTGGAGCTGCTTGATTGACTCATGTGGACTTGAAAATCCTTTGTGGGTTATGGTTAATATGATGATCTAGTGGATTGCTGCAGCTGTAATTTTAAGGTGCAGTACTTGTGACAAAAAATAAGAAACTTAGCATGGGAAAAATGTTGCATTGTTTGCCAATGGTTTAGTGTTGGGACTAGCTAATAAGAACATTGCCATTATATCAACATCTGTTTGTGTGCCTTGTTCGAGACTGATGAGTGGTTAAATATGCTGTGCTTGCTTCCTGCGTGTGTAGCGTGAAAGCAATGGATGTCCGGTTTCGGTGCATCGTGGAGGAAGGCTTTTTCTGTGGGCCGTAGTTTGTGTGGGCCGGCATAGCTAGCTCGTGGGCCTCCGTTTGCGTTCCTTGTCCACTGTCGTCGCCGACAAGCTATTTATTGAGTGAAAAAAAGATctaaccataaaaaaaaaaagcatcgcAATACAtgtctctactattataaaaattgaagatgtttttgccggcacatttagtacgtcatccgtgtatgagtcggtttctaagctcgtttgcttttagaaatacagatcCGTATTTGAATCGGGTTTTAAGTTCATttatttttggaaatacataacatataagaaatctatttaaaaaaactcacacGTAAACTTAACATGATtttctagacatatatatccaagcgaattctcacagtgaactataataagattaaaatagcattcacccgttgcaacacacgggcatttttttaagtaaaattaaAGTATTTGACATGGATAgcaaatataatatattttgacCATACAAAATAATATTTCTGTGCCTCCCTTCGCCCCTCCCTGTCTTCGCCCTTAAGTGTATCGACTCACGAATCCATCCATAGATCAAATAGATCGATAACCTTTATGTGGGGGAGGAGTGCGCGTCAGCTGGTCGGGCTAGCGAGAGTTAAGCCATGGCCGATCGAAGCAAGCAAACAGCCACTTTGATATGTAATGTAAGCACTGTACAGTATTTTACCATGAATCAAatgattagaaaaaaattaataattacttaaattttttaaataagatgaacaatTAAACATGTTAAAAAGAATCAACGCGCGTTAAATTttagagacggagagagtattatatTATCATTATTGTATGTCCACATGTTCTTTTTTAGGGGATATGTCCACATGTTATGAAGCGAtactgtcacaccctaaaaattcaaaatatataaattgttgtttaattggaatttttagaaataattttaaaagcctagaagagaagatctaattttttaattaataaattccaatataaaatggggccagataaaatttcattaaatactttgcttaatcctttaattcctagatttttctgggatttatttgagctaaggaagtatttttaataaatggaattgcatttaaggaataatttaaattgaaaaaggttttaaaagtcttcttttggctttgggccgaaagtcggcccaaaacccttctctctctcctcggcccagttcggcccagtccgcagccgccgcgcccacgcgtccgcccgctgacaggtggggcccacctgtcagggtcgtcgtctacctccggccgccgccgcccgaaaccctagtttcgcgccgccgccgttcctttccaaattcggtcgatcctttccttctccggccgaattgatagaggggaaacaatctccgggatcttctctaccttttctcttttggaatcatcggctaattctttttggaaatcgttggattcgagttcgaatcggattcgtctctttcctccgaaccctaaaccttccttctcgtcgccagccgccgtgggccttcgccgtcgcctccgagcccctttaaaaggttccccgagctctcctctacccgtcgccaccctcgccttcgcctctcgtcgtcggaaacgCTCTAGCATCATGggacctagcgccgccgtcgctccagccgtgcgccgccgccgttccagtcgtcgccgtcgctcgggaaggtcgtcatcgtggtcgccgtcgcgtctccgtcctcgtccgccccttcgccgtcgccgaagatcgccggagcaccgtcgccgccgtcaacccgaagagcgtcgccgcttcttcctcgtcgtcgtcgccgtccgttgatcttccgccgctcttttggtcaccggtgagttcgccgcgtcgcgctctacccgttggtgccttccgttcgcgccgccgtgccgtcgttcgccggcgagcatgcaagcccgagccgccgagccgccgccgccggtggtgacgtcaccgctgacgccatcatcgccctctcccgtgaaccggtcgtggaccgttcgatctcggccatccgttttggatcaagtcgatctcggccgtccgttcgcgtgaaccgtcgccgtgcgcccggtccaccgaaaccctagcccgctgacgcaataaatccctttttccttttcaaaaataatttattattgcgtcataattcaattaaaatcaatttaagtgttttaatccgatttaatcttcaaaaattcataactaattcatcttagctcggatttagttggttcaagtctctaaatttttctaaaattgagatctacatgttaaaaatatccacatgtactgttcatgcttgtttatgtgctgttttggtgattttgctcttttctgtttagattccgtcgtttccggagagtccgttttcaccggagaagagtttgaagagttccaaggccagcaaggcaagtcacacagatcccaaacaaccctttgagcatgttgatcccatttaaagctatggtttctattcaactattgcatttattttcgaatgtcattgggtggaattaacctattgtttgttatagcccttttgttcttgattactttattccttgataccttgggttattataattggactagttgagctttatatatattggttcaactagatattaggtatgattgcttagccatgcttagaaacattagcacactttcgggataacttatgactcactattacttaatgatggcttaatgatagttcacgatggtcaatcgtgattggttaattaattaatgtgccaactaaaacctggtaatggtgggttgtgagcacatggttttgatggtcgtgctcatgacaattaaggaccggttcacgagtttcggttgtgaaacattaaccgtgccaaccacaagccagcgtgggcaacggctttatcttttgtatagcatggttcattgcggggcaccagactgagaagtggcggagataagcccacgggggtcgctggggagtccatgcattgtttataagggggtgattatgattcaggaaggtgcgctgcggtggattgtgttatgtaaggggtattgtcacaactcctttccgaggtaccgtggtggtattgaggcacatggtgacatgatgtggggttgtgtcttgtgggtacagtggtacacctctgatcagagtaaaactattcgaatagccgtgcccgcggttatgggcgggtctaacaatgtctttcgtgattagtctcacacttctcaccatagtaaatgatgctataattggtaataatttgattaactcctggtttggaatggtacattcctggtttggagatagaactgtgcagccgggatggttgttcagaatggttgggcctatacaacaaggtatgttgtatagcgttggattaatattgtttaatacttaactgttttattaaattctcaaatgtttgctaaatgctgcttttgcaaatgaaaccctactatgccatcctttgttatcctgtgcacttgcatatttgctgcgtggcttgctgagtatgtcatatactcaccttgcaatcattcatcagaggaagagttctacaataaggctgatggtgtggaggattaggtgtaaccttggtcaagctgcctgtggagtggagccgtctgcgccgtttatcttatttttccgctgcttagatctttattgtttgagaggaactatctacctctgtaatgacattttattcgcttattaattaaagtaataattgtactctattatcaatttgttattgtgtgcctcggctgattcctagacgagggttcacacacatgtaagcgtttggaattttggatagaaattccgggcgtgacagataCGGCGACCGCTTGGCTGGTGCTCTCGCAAAACCAATCACAAGGACAACAAGAGTCGTCAGAGACCGACGGCCGTAGCATACGCCACGTGGCCACCGGCAGGCGACGGCGTCTCACCTGGACCACGGACACGTGTCAGTGGCGTTGTACACCTGtgagctgccgctgccgccgtcagcAGAAACAAACACAAAAGGAAATGGAGAGGCCGTCCGGAggagcgacgagcggcggcgcgtgggcacaccggccaccgccccacgtactactactactttcaGCACTCCATGTgtttaagtactccctctgccccgtaatattgattttgattttttcttatgttgtttgaccattcgtcttaatCAAGAAactttgaaattattatttattttatttatatcttactttattatccaaagtactttaagcataattttttattttttatatttgcacaaattttttgaataagaagagtggtcaaacagtgtaaaaaaagtcaaaatcacttatattatgggatggagggagtatgtgtttaCCTAAAGTAGTACTCTATTCATATTATTTACTAGGAACAAAAAAATGCCGTCGACTTTTTATTAACATTTGATcaatcgtcttattcaaaatttatgtgtaaatataaaagtatttatgtcatgctttaaaaacatttgaagataaatcaagtcataataaaataaatgataaaataagacgaatggtcaagcgttgtaaagttaacggcgttatatattaaaatacgaagAGAGTACTGCATCAGTATCATACTAGAAGAAGTAATACCAGTACTAAACAGCTTTGATATTTTCGCTAGTAGCCCGCATATATCCTCAGTTAATTTGTTGCTTTAGTTA
The Oryza sativa Japonica Group chromosome 6, ASM3414082v1 DNA segment above includes these coding regions:
- the LOC4339973 gene encoding peroxisomal membrane protein 11-5; its protein translation is MSSLESARADLALLILYLNKAEARDKICRAIQYGSKFVSNGQPGPAQNVDKSTSLARKVFRLFKFVNDLHALISPPAKGTPLPLILLGKSKNALLSTFLFLDQIVWAGRTGIYKNKERAEFLSKIAFYCFLGSNTCTSIIEVAELQRLSKSMKKLEKELKHQELLKNEQYQMKLQKCNERRLALIKSSLDIVVAIGLLQLAPKKVTPRVTGAFGFASSLIACYQLLPAPAKSK